The following are from one region of the Paenibacillus sabinae T27 genome:
- a CDS encoding CCA tRNA nucleotidyltransferase, whose amino-acid sequence MMNWKMADPLMAEAAGRIMVRLTEAGHEAYWVGGCIRDELLGRPVNDMDITTSARPESVMSLFPKCVPTGLQHGTVTVLEAGFPFEVTTYRTESGYADHRRPETVVFVKDVKEDLRRRDFTINAICMGLDGALIDPFGGAEDLRGRLIRCVGTAEERFDEDALRMLRCVRFASTLDFRVAKNTWRGLLRRRDGLAHIAVERVFAELTRIVEGPRPFSGLGMLARSGLLARGKAPFPWTGEQLAAAAASLAPIGELESALLRWALLLHALGTPAGEAEGVLRAWTFPGATRRGVAQVLRFREAWTAAAEAGPEDGPADFRRRFLAAVLAFGADAAEGWLTLLAALPGGGPGAGLVPMARRWLRKMPVRGLADLAVTGGDLAAALNKRPGPWLGQLLQQLLLAAAAGDGPTTGRP is encoded by the coding sequence ATGATGAACTGGAAGATGGCCGATCCCCTGATGGCCGAGGCTGCGGGCCGGATCATGGTCCGCCTAACCGAAGCGGGACATGAAGCGTACTGGGTCGGGGGCTGTATACGCGACGAGCTGCTCGGGCGTCCAGTTAACGACATGGACATTACGACCTCGGCCCGGCCGGAATCGGTCATGTCGCTCTTTCCAAAATGTGTGCCTACCGGCCTCCAGCATGGGACCGTTACCGTACTGGAGGCTGGTTTCCCGTTTGAAGTGACGACCTATCGGACCGAGAGCGGCTACGCCGATCACCGCCGTCCGGAGACCGTTGTCTTCGTGAAGGATGTCAAAGAGGATCTTCGCCGCCGAGATTTTACGATCAATGCGATCTGCATGGGTCTTGACGGAGCGCTGATCGACCCGTTCGGCGGAGCGGAGGACCTTCGCGGCCGGCTGATCCGCTGCGTCGGCACCGCGGAGGAGCGCTTTGACGAAGACGCCCTCCGTATGCTCCGCTGCGTGCGGTTCGCGTCCACGCTGGACTTCCGCGTCGCGAAGAATACGTGGCGCGGTCTCCTGCGCCGCCGGGACGGGCTGGCGCATATTGCCGTGGAGCGCGTCTTTGCTGAGCTGACGCGCATCGTGGAAGGCCCCAGGCCCTTCAGCGGCCTGGGGATGCTTGCGCGCAGCGGACTGCTGGCGCGCGGAAAAGCCCCGTTCCCCTGGACGGGCGAACAACTGGCGGCCGCTGCCGCCAGTCTCGCCCCCATAGGGGAACTGGAGAGCGCCCTCCTGCGGTGGGCGCTGCTCCTCCATGCCCTGGGCACCCCGGCCGGTGAGGCCGAGGGGGTGCTGCGGGCATGGACGTTCCCGGGGGCGACGCGGCGCGGCGTCGCCCAGGTGCTGCGGTTCCGCGAGGCGTGGACCGCAGCGGCGGAGGCGGGGCCGGAGGATGGCCCCGCGGACTTCCGGCGGCGGTTCCTCGCCGCCGTGCTGGCCTTCGGCGCGGACGCCGCCGAAGGGTGGCTGACGCTGCTGGCCGCCCTGCCCGGCGGCGGCCCGGGCGCCGGGCTCGTCCCGATGGCCCGGCGGTGGCTGCGCAAGATGCCCGTACGTGGGCTGGCCGATCTGGCCGTGACGGGCGGGGATTTGGCAGCCGCTCTGAACAAGCGTCCGGGCCCGTGGCTGGGGCAGCTGCTTCAGCAGCTGCTGCTGGCCGCGGCAGCGGGTGACGGTCCAACGACAGGGCGGCCCTGA
- the bshB1 gene encoding bacillithiol biosynthesis deacetylase BshB1 yields the protein MKLDILVFGAHADDAEIGMAGTIAKHTAAGLKVGLCDLTAAEMSSNGTPKIRKEEAARAASALGVSSRTNLGLPDRGLRLTEDQIWAVTAEIRRSSPDIVFAPYWEDRHPDHVACGTLVEEAVFNAKLRRYMPALKAVPAPQLYFYFINDLGRTDLVVDVSETYQAKESALSAYRSQFQKTPGEDVVATPLNDGYIERVRSRDMLLGQRRGFSLAEGFATKVPYAVDWFKRKKQ from the coding sequence ATGAAGCTCGACATCCTTGTGTTCGGCGCCCATGCCGACGACGCGGAGATCGGCATGGCCGGTACGATTGCGAAGCATACGGCAGCCGGACTTAAGGTCGGGCTTTGCGACCTGACCGCCGCAGAAATGTCCTCCAATGGCACGCCCAAGATCCGCAAAGAGGAAGCCGCTCGGGCCGCCTCTGCGCTCGGCGTATCATCGCGCACCAACTTGGGCCTTCCCGACAGGGGACTGCGCCTGACCGAAGACCAGATTTGGGCTGTGACGGCGGAAATCCGCCGCTCCTCGCCCGATATCGTGTTCGCTCCCTACTGGGAAGACCGCCATCCCGACCATGTCGCCTGCGGCACGCTTGTGGAAGAGGCGGTTTTTAATGCGAAGCTTCGGCGGTATATGCCGGCGCTGAAGGCGGTTCCGGCTCCGCAGCTCTATTTTTACTTCATTAATGATTTGGGGCGTACGGATCTTGTTGTCGATGTGTCCGAAACTTACCAAGCGAAGGAATCAGCTCTATCCGCTTACCGCTCCCAGTTTCAAAAGACACCGGGCGAGGATGTCGTAGCGACGCCGCTCAACGACGGTTATATCGAACGGGTCCGCTCCAGAGATATGCTGCTCGGTCAGCGGAGAGGATTTTCTTTGGCCGAGGGCTTCGCTACCAAAGTTCCTTATGCGGTAGATTGGTTCAAAAGAAAGAAACAGTGA
- a CDS encoding YitT family protein, whose amino-acid sequence MNTAKLSSIIKTVAPIMLGTAVYAFGLLYFIIPNQLMEGGVTGITILLNYGFGIPVFLTTLLLNLPLFLLGWKELGGRQIIYTGVGIGSLSFFLWVFERMIALGWVEPFQTEHDFILASLYAGVTLGLGLGLVFRFGGTTGGVDIVARICGRRFGWSMGQVILVIDVVIIGSSLLYIPREKILYTLVAVFISSRVIDFIQEGAYAAKAFTIISDFGQEIAELITRDLERGVTLIPSIGAYSKQAKHTVYCVVSRQEIRRLSQLVKSVDPRAFVIISDVHDVQGEGFREI is encoded by the coding sequence ATGAATACTGCAAAATTGAGTTCAATCATCAAGACGGTCGCTCCGATTATGCTCGGGACCGCGGTGTACGCTTTTGGACTGCTCTACTTCATTATTCCCAATCAGCTTATGGAAGGCGGCGTAACCGGGATCACCATTCTCCTGAATTACGGCTTCGGCATTCCGGTGTTTCTGACCACGCTCCTGCTTAACCTTCCGCTGTTCCTGCTTGGCTGGAAAGAGCTTGGCGGCCGTCAAATCATCTACACCGGTGTCGGCATCGGATCACTGTCCTTCTTCCTGTGGGTATTCGAGCGGATGATCGCGCTTGGGTGGGTGGAGCCCTTCCAGACGGAGCATGATTTTATTCTTGCCTCCCTCTACGCAGGCGTTACGCTGGGCCTTGGTCTGGGCCTCGTATTCCGGTTCGGCGGCACGACCGGCGGCGTCGATATCGTGGCCCGCATATGCGGCCGGCGTTTCGGCTGGAGCATGGGACAGGTCATTCTGGTGATCGATGTTGTTATTATCGGCTCTTCCCTGCTCTATATCCCAAGAGAGAAAATTTTGTATACGCTGGTTGCCGTTTTTATTTCTTCCCGCGTGATCGATTTTATCCAGGAAGGCGCGTATGCCGCCAAGGCTTTTACAATTATTAGCGACTTCGGGCAGGAAATCGCAGAGCTGATCACCAGGGACCTGGAGCGGGGCGTCACTTTGATCCCCTCGATCGGCGCCTATTCGAAGCAGGCCAAGCATACTGTCTACTGCGTTGTTTCCCGACAGGAAATCCGGCGGCTCAGCCAGTTGGTCAAATCGGTCGACCCCCGGGCGTTCGTCATTATCAGCGATGTGCACGACGTTCAGGGGGAAGGCTTTCGGGAAATATGA
- the panB gene encoding 3-methyl-2-oxobutanoate hydroxymethyltransferase, with protein sequence MAEKQALNIVKMKKMKAEGVPLSMLTAYDYPSARLAEEAGVDMILVGDSLGNVVLGYDSTLPVTIDDMVYHTRAVARGAEHTFIVADLPFMTYHGSIDESLRNVRRLMQEGHAHAVKMEGGLEICGTVSTIVSAGVPVLGHIGLTPQSVNTIGGYRVQGKDARDAQRLMDEAKALEKAGAFGIVLELVTEEVAEAITRELSIPTIGIGAGRYCDGQVLVYHDVLKYASPYREKRFVKTYADVGGIIREALGEYVKDVKQRAFPAANHAFGADEGVLESLYGAAGKGARS encoded by the coding sequence ATGGCTGAGAAACAGGCACTGAATATTGTGAAAATGAAAAAAATGAAGGCGGAAGGCGTGCCGCTGAGCATGCTGACGGCGTATGACTATCCTTCGGCCCGTCTGGCTGAAGAAGCCGGCGTCGACATGATCCTCGTCGGCGATTCGCTCGGCAACGTTGTTCTCGGATATGATTCGACGCTGCCTGTAACGATCGACGATATGGTCTATCATACGCGGGCGGTTGCAAGGGGAGCGGAGCATACCTTCATTGTGGCGGATCTGCCGTTTATGACATATCACGGCAGCATTGACGAAAGTCTGCGCAACGTGCGCCGGCTGATGCAGGAAGGACATGCTCATGCGGTTAAGATGGAAGGCGGGCTCGAAATTTGCGGAACCGTGTCAACCATCGTCTCTGCGGGCGTGCCGGTGCTGGGCCATATCGGCTTGACGCCGCAATCGGTGAATACGATCGGCGGGTACCGGGTGCAGGGCAAGGACGCCAGGGACGCCCAGCGGCTGATGGACGAGGCGAAGGCGCTGGAGAAGGCGGGCGCGTTCGGTATTGTACTGGAGCTGGTGACTGAGGAAGTGGCGGAGGCCATCACACGGGAGCTTTCCATACCGACGATCGGAATCGGTGCGGGCCGTTATTGCGACGGGCAGGTGCTCGTGTACCATGATGTGCTTAAATATGCTTCGCCATACAGGGAGAAGCGTTTTGTGAAGACATACGCTGATGTGGGCGGCATCATCCGCGAAGCGCTCGGCGAGTATGTCAAGGACGTCAAACAGCGTGCCTTCCCAGCCGCAAATCACGCGTTCGGCGCGGATGAAGGTGTGCTGGAATCACTGTACGGCGCTGCCGGAAAAGGAGCGAGATCATAA
- the dapB gene encoding 4-hydroxy-tetrahydrodipicolinate reductase translates to MNNKIRVVVSGAGGRMGREVVKLVLQDEDLTLAAAVDRSLHDIDAGRLVGLPEAGVTVTGDLEAALAAGDADVLVDFTTPQSAYANTALSIKYGVRPVIGTTGFTPEQIEELDKQCQDQGIGGLIAPNFSIGAILMMKFAAQAAKYFPHLEIIEYHGDQKLDAPSGTSIKTAEMIAEAREELRQGNPQEEEVIEGARGGYYNGFRIHSVRLPGVFAQQEVVFGSFGQTLKIRHDSYERAGYMPGVKLGIEKVMGYTGLIYGFDHFIE, encoded by the coding sequence ATGAATAATAAAATCAGAGTCGTTGTTTCGGGAGCGGGCGGCCGGATGGGCAGAGAAGTCGTCAAGCTGGTTCTTCAGGATGAAGATCTGACACTTGCGGCCGCTGTGGACCGTTCGCTGCATGACATTGACGCGGGGCGGCTGGTAGGCCTGCCTGAAGCGGGAGTGACGGTTACCGGGGACCTCGAAGCCGCTTTGGCGGCGGGCGACGCGGACGTGCTCGTCGATTTCACGACGCCTCAATCGGCTTATGCCAATACGGCGTTGTCCATCAAATACGGGGTAAGACCGGTTATCGGAACGACCGGATTTACTCCGGAGCAGATAGAAGAACTGGACAAGCAGTGCCAGGATCAGGGAATCGGCGGCCTGATCGCCCCGAATTTCTCAATCGGGGCCATTCTGATGATGAAGTTTGCCGCCCAGGCGGCAAAATACTTTCCTCATCTTGAGATTATTGAGTATCATGGAGATCAGAAGCTGGATGCTCCTTCCGGCACGTCGATCAAGACGGCCGAGATGATTGCCGAGGCGCGGGAAGAACTGCGTCAGGGCAACCCGCAGGAAGAGGAAGTGATTGAAGGCGCCCGCGGAGGCTATTATAACGGGTTCCGGATTCACAGCGTCCGGCTTCCGGGCGTTTTTGCACAGCAGGAGGTCGTGTTCGGCAGCTTCGGCCAGACGCTGAAGATCCGCCACGATTCCTACGAGCGTGCGGGATATATGCCCGGGGTGAAGCTGGGCATCGAGAAGGTTATGGGTTACACGGGTTTGATTTACGGATTTGACCACTTTATCGAATAG
- a CDS encoding biotin--[acetyl-CoA-carboxylase] ligase has translation MSTKKMRAAEADGLRDPDWAGRLHRMDTVVSTQEEAKRLAESGAPEGTAVMAEEQTGGRGRMGRKWHSPKGKGIWMSVVLRPSIPLQSTPQLTLLAGVAVCTAIRKITGVEAGIKWPNDLLAGGRKVCGILIESNVGPGGLQYAIAGIGISANLSEEDYPAELKEIATSLLIEGGVPVDRVKLAEEVLRELKTHYELYLEQGFGPIARLWEEQSVTLGRRIGRRTQQGWLEGTAIGLGEDGELLLRDDNGMVTSVCSGEIVLI, from the coding sequence ATGAGCACGAAGAAGATGCGGGCCGCTGAAGCAGACGGCCTGCGGGACCCGGATTGGGCCGGTAGGCTGCACCGTATGGATACGGTGGTCTCGACCCAGGAGGAGGCGAAGCGGCTGGCGGAGAGCGGCGCGCCGGAAGGAACGGCCGTCATGGCCGAGGAGCAGACCGGCGGACGGGGACGTATGGGCCGGAAATGGCATTCCCCCAAAGGCAAGGGCATCTGGATGAGCGTCGTCTTGCGACCGTCCATTCCGCTGCAATCCACGCCTCAACTGACGCTGCTGGCAGGCGTTGCGGTCTGCACGGCTATCCGGAAGATAACCGGAGTTGAAGCCGGCATTAAATGGCCCAACGATCTTCTGGCCGGCGGGCGGAAGGTGTGCGGCATTTTGATTGAATCGAATGTCGGGCCGGGAGGCCTTCAATATGCAATTGCCGGGATCGGTATCAGCGCGAATCTGTCGGAGGAAGACTATCCGGCGGAGCTTAAGGAAATAGCGACCTCGCTGCTGATCGAAGGCGGAGTGCCGGTTGACAGAGTGAAGCTGGCCGAAGAAGTGCTGCGGGAGCTGAAAACCCACTACGAATTGTACCTGGAGCAGGGATTTGGACCGATTGCCCGTTTATGGGAGGAACAGTCAGTTACTCTGGGCCGGAGGATTGGCCGGAGGACCCAACAGGGCTGGCTTGAAGGCACGGCAATCGGACTAGGCGAAGATGGCGAATTGCTGCTTCGGGATGATAACGGGATGGTGACGAGTGTCTGTTCCGGCGAAATTGTCCTTATTTAG
- a CDS encoding nucleotide pyrophosphohydrolase, producing the protein MEKSLAEIQREVDAYISQFKEGYFSPLSMLARMSEEVGELAREVNHSYGEKPKKADEPENSIELELGDILFITVCFANSLGIDLTEAMDKVMRKFNTRDADRWTKKNTD; encoded by the coding sequence ATGGAGAAAAGTCTCGCCGAAATACAGCGGGAAGTGGACGCTTACATTTCCCAGTTCAAGGAAGGCTACTTCAGTCCGTTATCGATGCTTGCGCGCATGTCCGAGGAAGTGGGGGAACTGGCCCGCGAAGTCAATCATTCTTATGGAGAGAAGCCGAAAAAGGCCGACGAGCCCGAAAATTCGATTGAGCTCGAGCTGGGCGATATCCTCTTCATCACCGTATGCTTCGCGAACTCTCTCGGAATCGACTTGACCGAAGCCATGGACAAGGTCATGCGCAAATTCAACACCCGCGACGCGGACCGCTGGACGAAAAAAAACACCGATTAG
- a CDS encoding sporulation protein YpjB, protein MLRGRYWVMMTLLALVCTAAAGWDSAGAAGYNEVLLPVSRSVSGMAGTPAEPTQPPIAAKASALQLEKQAEALYGYVTEGNINKTRETIDAISRLFVASSFEGLTSVEGVNALSGAILDMKAAASAVKLQPERWETAAARLRLAANSLTHPGQPMWLQYYKLIREDLNDMERSAAGSDQAGWRTAVSRLQERYDTIRPAVIIARKPEEVNRFDAWLSYASGLASAARPPGREELMDAVSNGREAARVMFGKEKDEPTLSLPLGPREYGPAGWLGAGFILAALAYTGYRKYRGEKSRWNPY, encoded by the coding sequence ATGCTGCGCGGGAGGTATTGGGTGATGATGACGCTGCTCGCCTTGGTCTGCACGGCGGCAGCCGGATGGGATAGTGCAGGCGCCGCAGGCTATAACGAGGTTCTTCTGCCTGTGAGCAGATCGGTATCCGGTATGGCGGGTACGCCGGCGGAACCGACGCAGCCGCCTATTGCGGCCAAAGCAAGCGCGCTGCAGCTGGAGAAGCAGGCGGAGGCGCTGTACGGTTACGTTACGGAAGGCAATATCAACAAAACAAGGGAAACAATCGATGCGATTTCCCGGCTGTTCGTCGCGTCTTCTTTTGAAGGACTTACATCCGTTGAAGGAGTAAATGCGCTCTCCGGAGCGATTCTGGACATGAAAGCCGCCGCTTCGGCGGTCAAGCTCCAGCCGGAGCGGTGGGAGACGGCCGCGGCAAGGCTCCGTCTGGCCGCCAACAGTCTGACCCATCCCGGTCAGCCGATGTGGCTTCAATATTACAAGCTCATCCGAGAGGATCTGAACGATATGGAACGCAGCGCGGCCGGCAGCGATCAGGCGGGCTGGAGAACGGCGGTTTCCCGTCTGCAGGAGCGTTACGATACGATTCGGCCAGCGGTCATTATTGCCCGTAAGCCGGAAGAGGTCAACCGGTTTGATGCATGGCTCTCCTATGCTTCCGGGCTGGCGTCGGCTGCTCGTCCCCCGGGCAGGGAGGAGCTTATGGACGCTGTCTCGAACGGCCGGGAGGCCGCAAGGGTGATGTTCGGGAAAGAGAAGGATGAGCCGACCCTGTCTCTCCCTCTGGGTCCGAGGGAGTACGGCCCGGCCGGGTGGCTCGGAGCGGGATTTATTCTCGCGGCGCTGGCCTATACCGGATACAGAAAATATAGGGGAGAGAAAAGCCGCTGGAATCCGTACTGA
- a CDS encoding tetratricopeptide repeat protein has protein sequence MSPGDYVKEAYRCILRSDFEEAIQCFEAAIAADPNDPEVRYRCSITYARSGKLEKAVEHAKAAVKLDGTKTDYRLHLQHLQAMLHVQEAKRLLEDDINARNNPYRPITLLKEAVKLDPLYGDAYVWLAIAYSRMNEHLSAIAAMKEVIALHPDDNGLKELMKDLQKSLLKYMQ, from the coding sequence ATGAGTCCCGGTGATTATGTGAAGGAAGCGTACCGCTGTATATTGCGAAGCGATTTCGAAGAAGCGATACAATGCTTCGAAGCGGCGATTGCGGCCGACCCGAATGATCCGGAAGTCCGGTATCGCTGTTCAATCACTTACGCGCGCAGCGGTAAGCTCGAAAAAGCGGTCGAACATGCCAAGGCCGCGGTGAAGCTTGACGGCACCAAGACGGATTACAGACTGCATTTGCAGCATTTGCAGGCCATGCTGCACGTACAGGAAGCCAAACGGCTGCTGGAGGACGATATAAACGCCAGGAATAACCCATACCGGCCGATTACCTTGCTCAAAGAAGCGGTAAAGCTCGATCCGCTCTACGGGGACGCTTACGTATGGCTGGCCATTGCTTACAGCAGAATGAACGAGCATTTATCGGCAATTGCAGCGATGAAGGAAGTGATCGCGCTGCACCCGGACGATAACGGGTTAAAAGAATTAATGAAGGATCTGCAGAAATCGCTGCTAAAGTACATGCAGTAA
- the mgsA gene encoding methylglyoxal synthase, protein MKIAFIAHDRKKDEMVNFVTAYEHVFQGHEMYSTGTTGQRIMEATQLKINRFMSGPLGGDQQIGALVAQDELDLIIFLRDPLMAQPHEPDISALLRLCDVYGIPVATNIATAEILVKAIDRGDFAWRDLVHKYKPGVDE, encoded by the coding sequence ATGAAGATTGCATTTATTGCGCATGACCGCAAGAAAGATGAAATGGTTAATTTTGTAACAGCATATGAGCATGTGTTCCAGGGACATGAAATGTACTCGACCGGCACGACCGGGCAGAGAATTATGGAAGCGACCCAGCTTAAAATTAATCGCTTTATGTCGGGTCCGCTCGGCGGCGACCAGCAGATCGGCGCGCTTGTTGCGCAGGACGAGCTGGACCTTATTATCTTCCTTCGGGACCCACTGATGGCCCAGCCGCATGAACCGGATATCTCCGCTCTGCTGCGGCTGTGCGATGTGTACGGTATTCCGGTGGCAACCAACATCGCAACCGCGGAAATCCTGGTCAAAGCGATCGACCGCGGCGATTTCGCCTGGCGGGATCTGGTACACAAGTACAAGCCGGGAGTCGACGAATGA
- the panD gene encoding aspartate 1-decarboxylase, with product MFRHMMKSKIHRATVTEANLNYVGSITIDEDLMEAADLLENEKVQIVDNNNGSRLETYVIPGPRGSGVICLNGAAARLVQPGDTVIIISYAMLSHEELGHHKPTVVFVDENNRPVKLDNKELHATIA from the coding sequence TTGTTTAGACATATGATGAAATCCAAAATTCACCGGGCGACGGTAACCGAAGCCAATTTGAACTACGTCGGCAGCATTACGATCGATGAGGATCTGATGGAAGCCGCCGATCTGCTGGAGAACGAAAAGGTGCAGATTGTGGACAACAACAACGGTTCGCGTCTGGAGACTTATGTTATACCGGGCCCGCGCGGCAGCGGCGTCATTTGTCTGAACGGTGCAGCGGCAAGACTTGTGCAGCCCGGCGATACGGTCATTATTATTTCCTATGCGATGCTTTCCCATGAAGAGCTTGGGCATCACAAGCCGACGGTCGTTTTTGTGGATGAGAACAATCGTCCGGTCAAGCTTGATAATAAGGAGCTTCACGCGACGATTGCCTGA
- the panC gene encoding pantoate--beta-alanine ligase — translation MRVVRTVEQLREAVGFMRGAGQGPVGLVPTMGYLHDGHASLLRRAGEMCGTVVMSIFVNPIQFGPNEDFEAYPRDERRDLELAEREGADIVFIPAVEEMYPREIRSKIVVSSLTTRLCGASRPGHFDGVTTVVAKLFNMVQPDYAYFGLKDAQQVAVLRQMVDDLNMNVKIVPCPIVREADGLALSSRNVYLSAEERLQALVLSRSLREAHSAVEEGRAATTDEVRELLKSTISSSPLADIDYAEILTFPQLEPLEGNFPLVETDGEIIMALAVRFGRTRLIDNMIFTPKEVAALV, via the coding sequence ATGAGAGTCGTTAGAACGGTAGAACAGCTTCGGGAGGCCGTCGGATTTATGCGGGGTGCGGGCCAAGGCCCCGTCGGACTTGTGCCTACGATGGGCTATCTGCACGATGGTCACGCCAGTCTGCTGCGCCGTGCGGGCGAAATGTGCGGTACGGTAGTCATGAGCATCTTTGTCAATCCGATTCAATTCGGACCGAATGAGGATTTCGAGGCCTATCCGCGCGACGAGCGGCGGGATCTGGAGCTCGCGGAACGCGAAGGCGCGGATATTGTATTTATTCCGGCGGTGGAGGAAATGTATCCTCGGGAAATCCGCAGCAAAATCGTAGTCTCGTCACTTACGACGAGATTATGCGGCGCCTCGCGTCCGGGCCATTTTGACGGAGTGACGACGGTGGTTGCCAAGCTGTTCAATATGGTTCAGCCCGACTATGCCTATTTTGGACTGAAGGACGCTCAGCAGGTGGCGGTGCTTCGGCAGATGGTCGACGATTTGAACATGAATGTGAAGATTGTTCCCTGTCCCATCGTACGCGAAGCAGACGGACTTGCGCTCAGCTCCCGTAACGTCTATTTATCGGCTGAAGAGCGCCTACAAGCGCTGGTGCTGTCCCGTTCGCTTCGGGAAGCTCACAGTGCGGTGGAAGAAGGCCGCGCCGCTACGACCGATGAAGTGCGGGAGCTGTTGAAATCCACTATTTCAAGCTCACCGCTTGCCGATATTGATTACGCGGAGATCCTGACCTTTCCGCAGCTTGAACCGCTGGAAGGGAATTTTCCGCTCGTAGAGACCGATGGAGAGATTATCATGGCGCTGGCGGTCCGGTTCGGCCGCACCCGTCTGATCGACAATATGATCTTTACGCCGAAGGAGGTCGCAGCCCTTGTTTAG
- the bshA gene encoding N-acetyl-alpha-D-glucosaminyl L-malate synthase BshA — MDRLLKIGITCYPSLGGSGVVATELGKLLAEKGHEVHFITHSIPFRLGTFQKNIFYHEVEVNDYYVFRYPPYDLALATKMAQVAKMEKLDLLHVHYAVPHAVCAFLAKQMVGGDGVKVVTTLHGTDITVLGQDESLRDLIRLGINESDAVTAVSQDLINETRRVLDISREIDLTYNFVDKRVYYPRDVSDLRGDFASPDEKILMHISNFRPVKRVGDVVDIFDKVAKKIPSRLLLVGEGPELPKIQAKIAEMGLEDKVRFLGKQDEIAQVISLADVLLLPSEKESFGLVALEAMACGVPTIGSQAGGIPELVLHGETGFLAPIGDTAAMAEYAVRLLTDEALARNIRKACLERAREDFCNDAITDQYESIYYRVLDRKTANTVC, encoded by the coding sequence ATGGACCGGTTGTTGAAAATAGGCATTACCTGTTATCCGTCTCTAGGCGGCTCCGGTGTAGTGGCTACGGAGCTGGGAAAGCTGCTGGCCGAAAAAGGTCATGAGGTTCATTTCATTACGCACAGCATTCCGTTCCGTTTGGGGACGTTTCAGAAAAATATTTTTTATCACGAGGTTGAGGTCAACGACTATTATGTATTCCGTTACCCGCCTTATGATCTTGCTCTGGCGACCAAAATGGCCCAGGTAGCCAAGATGGAGAAACTGGATCTTCTTCATGTGCATTATGCGGTTCCCCATGCCGTCTGTGCTTTTCTTGCGAAGCAGATGGTTGGCGGCGACGGGGTCAAGGTGGTCACAACGCTCCACGGCACGGATATTACGGTGCTGGGCCAGGACGAATCGCTCAGGGATCTGATCCGGCTCGGTATCAATGAGAGCGACGCGGTGACAGCGGTATCGCAGGACCTGATCAATGAGACGCGGCGGGTGCTGGATATTTCAAGGGAGATCGACCTGACCTACAATTTTGTGGATAAAAGAGTCTATTATCCCCGGGACGTTTCCGACCTGCGTGGGGATTTTGCGTCCCCGGATGAAAAAATATTGATGCACATCTCCAATTTTCGTCCGGTCAAGCGAGTCGGGGATGTGGTGGATATCTTCGACAAGGTGGCAAAGAAGATTCCTTCCCGTCTCCTGCTTGTGGGCGAGGGCCCGGAGCTCCCGAAGATTCAGGCCAAGATCGCGGAAATGGGTCTGGAGGACAAGGTGCGGTTTCTCGGGAAGCAGGATGAGATCGCCCAGGTCATATCGCTTGCGGATGTGCTCTTGCTTCCTTCGGAAAAAGAGAGCTTCGGACTGGTCGCTTTGGAAGCGATGGCCTGTGGCGTGCCGACGATCGGCTCGCAGGCCGGGGGCATACCAGAACTGGTGCTGCATGGCGAAACCGGATTTCTGGCGCCGATCGGCGATACGGCCGCCATGGCGGAATATGCCGTCCGTCTGCTGACCGACGAGGCTCTGGCCCGTAATATCCGCAAAGCCTGTCTGGAGCGCGCGCGAGAGGATTTCTGCAACGACGCTATTACGGATCAATACGAAAGCATTTATTACCGTGTGCTGGACCGCAAGACCGCGAACACGGTCTGCTAA